Genomic segment of Acidobacteriota bacterium:
CTACGGAAACGCCTTTCTGGACTGGGACCTCGACCTGACAGACGCCGTGGCGCGTGCGCAGTTCACGGGGGACGAGAACGTGAGTTGGGTCGGGGGTCTTTCAGCCGCCACCGAGGGACAGCCGGGAGAGGTGCTCTTGCGAGTGCGCACCCCGCATCCGACGGTGGGGGTCCGCGTGGTCCTCGACGTGGAGGACGCGTCGGGCGAGGGCGACGTCGAGCTGTTCGTCACGCCCCACGTGGACAAGGTGGAGGTCTCACCGAGCAGTCTCGCCTCGGGTGCCTTTCGGCACGACGAGACACTCGTCGCAGACAGCAACATCGCCACGTTCTATGACGACGGCCTGTTCCCGCTCGCGCATGCGGCCAACCCGGCGCTCACGTCGTTTGCGACCTTCCGGATGCAGCGCGCCCACACGGCCGCTGCGACGATCCGTGCGTTGCCTTATCGAGCGACACCGCTGGCTGACGTGTCCTTGCTGGTGTCGCTCGACGGGAGCACCTGGGTGGAGGTGTGGAGTGCCGGCCCAGACGATCTGGGCTACCTGGAGGTCGTGCGCGATATCTCGTGGGTCCCACCGGGCGCCCCCTTCTATGTCCGTGTGCAGTTCAATGCCACCGTCTTCCGGGAGGGGGCTGGGTTCTCGGGGCTCACGGTCTGGGGTACCGAGCCGCCCTTTGGAGCACCTGCCTGGCGTTCGCCCGCGTCGATTGGCACCGCCACCGCCGACGCCGATCTCTCGGCGGCCGCTGTACCGCGTCGCGGACGAGCCGTCTACGACTACGCTCTGAGGATCCGTTCGAACTCGCCGGCGGCTCGCGTGACCAGAGTCGTGGTGTCTTCGATCCTGCAGGTGGCGCCCCGCGCGCTGCCAGGCCTGTCGCCTGGCGAGACACGTTTCGACTACGCGCACGACAGTGACGAGCCAGTGGACGTCGAGATTCGTCACACGTGGCGCGAACACCCTTCTACGCCGCCGGTTGCCCCTCTGGCAATGCCCGCGGCGTTCGCCGTCGGCGAGTCGGTCGTCCTCAACTGGACGGTTGCCCAGTCGAGTTCGGCACTGCCCGTGTCTCGCTCATACGTCCAGGTCTGCGCCGACGCGACGTGCACGTCCACGCTGGCGAGCTCGTTCGACGGCTGGGTCAGCGGTGGCAGCACGTCATGGCCCGCCGGGGATCCCGCCGTCCTGGAACCCGGCCGGCTGTACTACTGGCGGGTCCGGGCCGAGGACAGTCTCGGAAGGCTCGGACCGTTCAGTGCCCCGGCGGTCTTCGCTGTGGTGCCGGCGAGCGATCCTGGAGTGAGGGTGGACGTCCTCGACGGCCCGGCGGCGGCGGTGACACAGCCGTTCGTGGGAATCCGCGGCCGCGGCGAATCGACTTACCCTCTGGCCCGCGTCTCGTGGGCGACCTCGTCAGGGGCGTCCGGTACCGCTGAGGGGTTGAATGTCTGGGCGATCGAGGCGATTCCGGTCAGCGCAGGCTCCAACGTCGTGACCATCACCGTCGAGGACGTGCTTGGGAGACGTGTGGTCCATCAGGTGCAATTCCACGTGCCGCACTTCTCCTACGTCCTCGCTGAGGGCGTGACCGGCTCGTTCTTCCGTACCGACGTGGCGGTCGCCAACCCCACCATCGAGGCGGCGGCAGTGCAGTGGCGCCTGTCGACGGAGGAAGGCGTCGTGGCGGTGAGGGACGCCGTCCTCGCTCCCATGTCTCGCACGGTGCTGGTGCTGAACGACGTCCCCGAACTCGCCGACCGACCGGTGGCCGTCGAGGTCAGGTCGCTCGACGCGATTCCCCTCGCGGTGGAGCGGACGACGACGTGGGACACGAGGCGTTACGGAGCGCATGCGAGCAGCGCGGTGTCGAGTCTCTCCACGCGATGGTTCTTCGCGGAAGGCAGCCAGGGGTTCTTCGACACGTTCCTGCTCATCGTCAACCCCGGGGCCGATCCAGCCGAGGTCGACGTCGACTTCCTGCTCGAGACGGGCGGGCCGGTTTCGCAGCGTTTCGACGTGGCACCCGGTGCGCGGCGGACCGTCTACGTAGGACACGTC
This window contains:
- a CDS encoding transglutaminase-like domain-containing protein, with product MTDEQRARALWQYVRDHHDPWWPVSDFDIEADDPVRYFNSYGYGWCGEAAMALGALLQRAGFPVRFWNPGNPPGHVVVETFFDGSWHMLDADQGGLYLRNDGRTIASVSDLILDPGLVSRAGSVHASILAGLYAGTALDGWYRDLSPSGPAPGGGLSYALKPRQRLALIWRGIGLYRDDTEFSAPEPEVYGNAFLDWDLDLTDAVARAQFTGDENVSWVGGLSAATEGQPGEVLLRVRTPHPTVGVRVVLDVEDASGEGDVELFVTPHVDKVEVSPSSLASGAFRHDETLVADSNIATFYDDGLFPLAHAANPALTSFATFRMQRAHTAAATIRALPYRATPLADVSLLVSLDGSTWVEVWSAGPDDLGYLEVVRDISWVPPGAPFYVRVQFNATVFREGAGFSGLTVWGTEPPFGAPAWRSPASIGTATADADLSAAAVPRRGRAVYDYALRIRSNSPAARVTRVVVSSILQVAPRALPGLSPGETRFDYAHDSDEPVDVEIRHTWREHPSTPPVAPLAMPAAFAVGESVVLNWTVAQSSSALPVSRSYVQVCADATCTSTLASSFDGWVSGGSTSWPAGDPAVLEPGRLYYWRVRAEDSLGRLGPFSAPAVFAVVPASDPGVRVDVLDGPAAAVTQPFVGIRGRGESTYPLARVSWATSSGASGTAEGLNVWAIEAIPVSAGSNVVTITVEDVLGRRVVHQVQFHVPHFSYVLAEGVTGSFFRTDVAVANPTIEAAAVQWRLSTEEGVVAVRDAVLAPMSRTVLVLNDVPELADRPVAVEVRSLDAIPLAVERTTTWDTRRYGAHASSAVSSLSTRWFFAEGSQGFFDTFLLIVNPGADPAEVDVDFLLETGGPVSQRFDVAPGARRTVYVGHVAGMDGRSFSIDVRSSVPVVAERAMYFSTWRMWEGGHASSGAPVASTRWLFAEGVTGDFDTFLLLGNPEYASANVEVEFLKPDGNVVRKAFSVAGRSRRTVHVNVLDEALRWTSFSASVTSDVPIVAERASYWSWPGLGWHEGHATRGLESPGVHWALADVRADPATMAETYVLVANLDSTRVATLRLSWFDDAGPVGEQIVYVAPASRATIHVPMWATTRGGLGLLVESVDEVPIIVERATYWGGTQNGWPAGAAVNATRVR